The Chitinivorax sp. PXF-14 genome has a segment encoding these proteins:
- a CDS encoding helix-turn-helix domain-containing protein has translation MNHNDIPSEERDLIQGPGRRLRAERERQSLDIDDIVSQLKLSRRQIEALEHDRYHDLPGTTFVRGFIRNYAKQLGLDAEPLLHQLETVLPREAEPVQQVSGPKLRLTVVPSYPSMPDAGSSKMVLGFIAAALVSGAVVYYILRPAHEPELQMSEPSQAQQSAVAVVSVPLATPAPVEATPATAAPDASAAAAAPSDSPAEQSAQTVTPPAAPVAAAPTDVPAKVEPAPRGAGEIKLVFEGEAWVDVKDGDDKRVVSRLFKPGSEEVVTGKPPFKLIVGNAAQVKLTYNGQPVDLTPKIKVNVARFELQ, from the coding sequence ATGAACCACAACGATATCCCGAGTGAAGAGCGTGACCTGATTCAAGGACCGGGTCGCCGGCTGCGGGCAGAGCGTGAACGTCAGTCTTTGGATATTGACGACATCGTCAGCCAGCTCAAGCTATCTCGCAGACAGATCGAGGCGCTCGAGCATGATCGCTACCATGATTTGCCTGGCACCACTTTTGTCCGTGGTTTCATCCGCAACTATGCGAAGCAGTTGGGGCTGGATGCCGAGCCCCTGTTGCACCAGCTTGAAACCGTCCTGCCGCGGGAGGCCGAGCCCGTGCAACAGGTAAGCGGCCCCAAGCTACGTCTTACCGTCGTGCCCAGCTACCCATCCATGCCTGATGCCGGATCGTCGAAGATGGTGCTGGGCTTCATCGCCGCGGCCCTGGTCAGTGGGGCCGTGGTTTACTACATTCTGCGTCCGGCCCATGAGCCGGAGTTGCAGATGAGTGAGCCGTCCCAGGCGCAACAGTCCGCTGTAGCCGTTGTGTCGGTGCCTCTCGCCACGCCTGCGCCGGTTGAGGCTACGCCAGCCACGGCGGCGCCCGATGCGTCGGCTGCGGCAGCAGCGCCATCCGACTCGCCTGCCGAGCAATCGGCTCAGACCGTTACACCCCCTGCCGCACCCGTGGCAGCCGCGCCGACTGATGTGCCGGCCAAGGTCGAGCCTGCCCCTCGGGGCGCGGGCGAAATCAAGCTGGTTTTCGAAGGCGAGGCCTGGGTGGATGTGAAAGATGGCGACGACAAGCGTGTTGTTTCCAGATTGTTCAAGCCTGGCAGTGAAGAGGTTGTAACCGGCAAGCCCCCATTCAAGCTGATAGTGGGTAATGCGGCTCAGGTGAAACTTACCTATAATGGTCAACCTGTCGATTTGACCCCTAAGATCAAGGTCAACGTTGCCCGCTTCGAGCTGCAATAG
- the rpsT gene encoding 30S ribosomal protein S20 encodes MANSAQARKRARQADSARERNASQRSAFRTAIKKVLKAIEGGDKSAAQQQFQESVGIIDRIADKKIFHKNKAARHKSRLAAAIKAMA; translated from the coding sequence ATGGCAAACAGTGCACAAGCCCGCAAGCGTGCTCGCCAAGCTGATAGCGCGCGCGAGCGCAATGCCAGCCAGCGTTCCGCTTTCCGCACCGCGATCAAGAAGGTTCTGAAGGCAATCGAAGGTGGCGACAAGTCCGCTGCCCAACAACAGTTCCAAGAATCTGTTGGCATCATTGACCGCATCGCGGACAAGAAGATTTTCCACAAGAACAAGGCTGCTCGTCATAAGAGTCGTCTGGCTGCTGCCATCAAGGCAATGGCCTGA
- a CDS encoding SPOR domain-containing protein: MAEDKQPASQDAHDEQQEMKRRLVKRIGVAVALIGGAALLLPILDKIDLKQLTGAKTSVVIEPPTQPITANKPVQPEPPPPSKPSTSDAKPADDQGKPATEPPAPEKPAEPAQSNQGKPTNTKAAEPSPEKPTTPPPPKVEAQPSLPKPQPLPPKLATHPAEPEIAPPKAAAPTPLSTPTVAAAQTAAPPKAAAEPKVTPAAPLTPPAKPRIATVPAYAVQVGIFANYDNAKALTERLVASGIPAHMETKVQVGPFRNKVEADQAMDKIKALGIKAVIVPQTQTAN; encoded by the coding sequence ATGGCCGAAGACAAGCAGCCAGCCAGCCAGGACGCGCACGACGAGCAACAGGAGATGAAGCGCCGACTGGTCAAGCGCATAGGCGTTGCCGTCGCCCTGATTGGCGGCGCCGCCCTACTGCTGCCGATCTTGGACAAGATCGATCTGAAACAGCTCACGGGAGCGAAGACCTCGGTCGTCATCGAGCCCCCCACACAACCAATCACGGCCAACAAACCGGTACAACCCGAACCGCCCCCCCCCTCAAAACCAAGCACAAGCGACGCAAAACCGGCTGACGACCAGGGCAAGCCCGCGACGGAGCCCCCCGCCCCGGAGAAACCGGCGGAACCCGCACAATCCAATCAAGGCAAGCCCACCAACACCAAGGCTGCCGAGCCCTCCCCGGAAAAACCCACCACTCCGCCCCCCCCCAAGGTCGAGGCGCAGCCGAGCCTACCCAAACCGCAGCCATTGCCGCCCAAACTTGCCACGCACCCGGCAGAACCAGAGATTGCCCCTCCAAAGGCAGCGGCACCTACACCACTTTCCACACCGACGGTTGCTGCAGCACAGACTGCAGCGCCCCCCAAGGCTGCCGCCGAACCCAAAGTTACGCCTGCCGCCCCACTCACACCACCAGCCAAACCTCGAATAGCCACGGTACCGGCCTATGCCGTACAAGTCGGTATTTTCGCCAACTACGACAACGCAAAAGCCCTGACTGAACGCCTGGTTGCCAGCGGCATTCCCGCCCACATGGAGACCAAGGTGCAGGTCGGCCCCTTCCGCAACAAGGTAGAAGCAGATCAGGCCATGGACAAAATCAAGGCACTCGGCATCAAGGCCGTCATCGTGCCGCAAACCCAGACCGCAAATTAA
- the ndk gene encoding nucleoside-diphosphate kinase, translating into MAVERTLSIIKPDAVAKNVIGQIYTRFENAGLKIVASKMKHLSRAEAEGFYAVHKERPFFKDLVDFMVSGPVVIQALEGEGAVLKNRDLMGATDPKKAEKGTIRADFADSIDANAVHGSDSAENAAIEIAYFFAASEVYGR; encoded by the coding sequence ATGGCTGTTGAACGCACACTGTCGATCATTAAACCCGATGCGGTTGCCAAGAATGTGATCGGCCAGATCTACACTCGTTTCGAAAACGCCGGCCTGAAGATCGTTGCTTCCAAGATGAAGCATCTGTCGCGCGCTGAAGCCGAAGGCTTCTACGCTGTGCACAAGGAACGTCCTTTCTTTAAGGATTTGGTCGATTTCATGGTCTCTGGCCCGGTTGTCATCCAGGCGCTCGAAGGCGAGGGTGCTGTTCTGAAGAATCGTGACCTGATGGGCGCAACCGACCCGAAAAAGGCCGAAAAGGGCACCATCCGTGCTGATTTTGCTGATTCCATCGATGCCAACGCCGTTCACGGTTCCGACAGCGCTGAAAACGCCGCTATCGAGATCGCCTACTTCTTCGCCGCGTCCGAAGTTTACGGCCGTTAA
- the hisS gene encoding histidine--tRNA ligase: protein MSVKIQAVKGMNDILPGDSDTWQFFEETIREWAASYGYRNIRTPIVEDTSLFVRSIGEVTDIVEKEMYSFEDALNGDKLTLRPEGTASCLRAVIQHNLLHAGPQRLWYMGQMYRHERPQKGRYRQFHQVGIEALGFAGPDIDAELLVMTASLWKRLGLRNIELQLNSLGTSEERARHRDALIRYLEQHQAALDEDGKRRLYTNPLRVLDTKNPALQDICNAAPKLADYLDDASRAHFEGVQALLSACDIEFSINPRLVRGLDYYNLTVFEWVTTELGSQGTVCGGGRYDPLIEQLGGKPTPACGFGMGIERLLLLIQEQGVATPDAAPDVYLVSQGQGIGGYVFQTAEALRASGLKVQQHCGEASFKSQMKKADASGARFAVLIGENEVGAGEVTVKPLLGQGEQQRVKIQQAAALILQ, encoded by the coding sequence ATGTCAGTGAAGATACAGGCCGTTAAGGGCATGAACGACATTCTGCCAGGTGACTCCGATACCTGGCAGTTTTTTGAAGAGACGATCCGCGAATGGGCGGCATCCTATGGCTATCGCAATATCCGCACGCCAATAGTCGAAGATACCAGCCTGTTCGTCCGCTCGATCGGTGAGGTCACCGACATCGTCGAAAAGGAAATGTACAGCTTCGAGGATGCGCTGAACGGCGACAAGCTCACGCTTCGCCCCGAAGGTACGGCATCCTGCCTGCGTGCCGTGATTCAACATAACTTGCTGCATGCCGGGCCGCAGCGCCTCTGGTACATGGGGCAGATGTACCGGCATGAGCGGCCACAGAAGGGCCGCTACAGGCAATTCCATCAGGTCGGTATCGAGGCGCTGGGCTTTGCTGGCCCCGATATCGACGCCGAATTGCTGGTGATGACCGCGTCTCTGTGGAAGCGCTTGGGTCTGCGCAATATCGAGCTGCAGCTGAATTCGCTCGGCACCAGCGAAGAGCGGGCTCGCCATCGTGACGCACTCATCCGTTATCTGGAGCAGCATCAAGCCGCTCTGGACGAGGACGGTAAGCGACGCCTCTATACCAATCCCTTGCGCGTGCTCGATACCAAAAATCCGGCCCTGCAGGATATCTGCAATGCCGCGCCCAAGCTGGCGGATTATCTTGATGATGCATCCCGCGCGCATTTCGAAGGGGTGCAGGCGCTGTTGTCAGCCTGCGATATTGAATTCTCGATCAATCCACGCCTTGTTCGCGGCCTGGATTACTACAATTTGACCGTATTCGAATGGGTGACGACTGAACTTGGCTCCCAGGGTACGGTCTGCGGTGGCGGCCGTTACGATCCACTCATCGAGCAGCTGGGCGGCAAACCGACACCGGCATGTGGCTTTGGCATGGGGATCGAGCGCCTGTTGCTGTTGATACAGGAGCAGGGCGTTGCTACGCCGGACGCGGCTCCCGATGTTTATCTCGTCAGCCAGGGGCAGGGTATCGGTGGATATGTATTCCAAACCGCCGAGGCATTGCGGGCTTCTGGCCTGAAGGTACAGCAGCACTGCGGCGAAGCCAGCTTCAAGTCGCAGATGAAGAAGGCCGACGCCAGCGGGGCGCGCTTTGCCGTGCTGATTGGTGAAAATGAAGTTGGCGCGGGCGAAGTGACGGTCAAGCCGCTGCTTGGCCAGGGCGAACAGCAACGCGTCAAGATCCAGCAGGCTGCTGCACTAATCCTCCAATAA
- the rlmN gene encoding 23S rRNA (adenine(2503)-C(2))-methyltransferase RlmN, translated as MKTNLLDFDLAGLTAYFAQIGEKPFRAKQVMRWMHHFGIADFDEMTDIAKSLREKLKAQAGVAVPRELIGQISEDGTRKWLLDVGTGNGIETVFIPEDDRGTLCISSQVGCALECTFCSTGRQGFNRNLSVAEIVGQLWWANKSLGRDPKGDRIISNVVMMGMGEPLANFDNVVTALNIMLDDHAYGLSRRRVTLSTSGLVPAMDRLREACPVALAVSLHAPNDALRDEIVPINKKYPLKDLMAACQRYLEMAPRDFVTFEYVMLDGVNDSLEHARQLIALTQDVPCKFNLIPFNPFPNSGYQRSSNDNIRRFRDTLIEASYIVTTRKTRGDDIDAACGQLAGQVQDKTKRQVRRLVEIKP; from the coding sequence ATGAAAACCAACCTGCTCGATTTTGATCTCGCCGGCCTGACTGCCTACTTTGCGCAGATCGGTGAAAAACCGTTTCGTGCCAAGCAGGTGATGCGCTGGATGCATCACTTCGGCATCGCCGATTTCGACGAGATGACGGATATCGCCAAGTCCTTGCGCGAAAAGCTCAAGGCGCAGGCTGGCGTGGCGGTGCCACGCGAGCTGATCGGACAGATTTCCGAGGATGGCACGCGCAAGTGGCTGCTGGACGTCGGTACCGGTAATGGTATCGAAACGGTCTTCATCCCCGAGGATGATCGAGGCACGCTGTGCATATCGAGCCAGGTTGGTTGTGCGCTGGAGTGTACGTTCTGCTCCACCGGGCGACAGGGATTCAACCGCAATCTCTCTGTCGCCGAAATCGTTGGCCAGTTGTGGTGGGCCAACAAATCGCTCGGGCGCGACCCGAAGGGCGACCGCATCATTTCCAATGTAGTGATGATGGGGATGGGCGAGCCCCTCGCCAATTTTGATAATGTCGTCACCGCGCTGAACATCATGCTCGACGACCATGCCTATGGTTTGTCGCGCCGCCGCGTAACCCTGTCCACATCGGGGCTGGTGCCCGCGATGGACCGGTTGCGCGAGGCTTGTCCCGTGGCCTTGGCTGTGAGCCTGCATGCGCCTAACGATGCGCTACGCGACGAGATCGTTCCGATCAACAAGAAGTACCCGCTCAAAGACTTGATGGCCGCCTGTCAGCGTTACCTGGAAATGGCGCCGCGCGATTTCGTGACGTTCGAGTACGTTATGCTGGATGGCGTGAACGACAGTCTCGAGCACGCCAGGCAGTTGATTGCGCTGACGCAGGATGTGCCTTGTAAATTTAATTTGATCCCCTTCAACCCATTCCCGAACTCCGGCTATCAAAGATCGTCGAACGATAATATTCGTCGTTTCCGTGATACGCTGATCGAGGCCAGTTATATCGTGACGACCCGCAAGACTCGCGGTGACGATATTGATGCGGCCTGTGGTCAGCTGGCGGGGCAAGTTCAGGATAAGACCAAGAGACAGGTCCGACGGTTGGTGGAGATCAAACCATGA
- a CDS encoding YfgM family protein codes for MYDLQEQEQIDNIKAFWKQYGSLISTFIVAAIVAVLAGQGWKSYRLNRAQHASDAYVALEQAVESKDAAKIKAAQDKLLADFPSSPYAARAVLMEAKRAMEAGDTKTAADKLVWAIANSDEDGVKDIARLRLSAVQLDQKQYDAALKTLEAAPADAYSALFSNARGDIYTAQGKAAEAAKAYQQSLNKLDKGAPEYQIVQMKLDALGGAK; via the coding sequence ATGTACGATCTGCAAGAACAGGAACAGATAGACAACATCAAGGCCTTCTGGAAACAGTATGGCTCATTGATTTCTACCTTCATCGTTGCGGCCATTGTTGCCGTATTGGCAGGGCAAGGCTGGAAGAGCTATCGCTTGAATCGGGCTCAGCATGCCTCGGATGCCTATGTGGCACTGGAGCAGGCGGTGGAGTCCAAGGACGCCGCGAAGATCAAAGCAGCACAGGACAAGCTCCTCGCGGACTTCCCTTCCTCTCCTTACGCTGCCCGTGCCGTATTGATGGAGGCCAAGCGTGCGATGGAGGCTGGCGACACCAAGACGGCGGCGGACAAGCTGGTTTGGGCCATTGCCAACAGTGATGAAGATGGTGTGAAGGATATTGCCCGCCTGCGCCTGTCTGCTGTCCAGCTGGACCAGAAGCAATATGACGCGGCATTGAAGACGCTGGAGGCCGCGCCAGCGGACGCATACTCGGCATTGTTCTCCAACGCGCGCGGCGATATCTATACGGCCCAAGGCAAGGCGGCGGAAGCGGCCAAGGCTTACCAGCAGTCCTTGAACAAGCTCGACAAGGGGGCGCCGGAATATCAGATCGTTCAGATGAAGTTGGACGCACTCGGGGGCGCCAAGTGA
- the ispG gene encoding flavodoxin-dependent (E)-4-hydroxy-3-methylbut-2-enyl-diphosphate synthase, whose product MFRSEIVRRHTRQAIVGGVVVGGGAPVVVQAMTNTDTADVEATVKQTYELWEAGAEMVRITVNSAEAAAAVADIRARLDALACPVPLIGDFHFNGHKLLAAYPDCAAALSKYRINPGNVGKGSRRDEQFAQMIEFALRYGKPVRIGVNWGSLDQAVLARLMDENAGRAKPWDADAVMREALITSALESAGQAVALGMSRDDIVLSCKVSHMQDLIAVYRELARRCDYALHLGLTEAGMGVKGIVSSAAALAVLLQEGIGDTIRISLTPKPGEARTQEVVVAQELLQSMGLRAFTPQVTACPGCGRTTSTVFQELARDIQDYLRQQMPVWRSRYPGVENLKVAVMGCVVNGPGESKLADVGISLPGTGEVPVAPVYVDGERYVTLKGDAIAVEFQSLVNEYVEARYGLGEKLKPREPRTIAVKPIA is encoded by the coding sequence ATGTTCCGTAGTGAAATAGTCCGTCGGCACACCCGCCAGGCCATCGTCGGCGGCGTCGTGGTCGGCGGCGGTGCGCCTGTGGTCGTTCAGGCGATGACCAATACCGATACTGCAGATGTCGAGGCTACCGTCAAGCAGACCTACGAATTGTGGGAGGCTGGTGCCGAGATGGTGCGGATCACCGTCAACAGTGCCGAAGCCGCTGCAGCCGTTGCTGACATCCGGGCCCGGCTGGATGCGCTTGCTTGCCCGGTCCCGCTGATCGGAGACTTCCATTTCAACGGGCACAAGCTCCTGGCGGCCTACCCGGATTGTGCTGCGGCACTGTCCAAATACCGTATCAACCCTGGCAATGTAGGCAAAGGATCCAGGCGTGACGAGCAGTTTGCGCAGATGATCGAATTTGCGTTGCGCTATGGCAAGCCGGTACGGATTGGCGTGAACTGGGGGAGCCTGGATCAGGCTGTTCTGGCGCGCCTGATGGACGAGAATGCGGGGCGTGCCAAGCCGTGGGATGCTGATGCAGTCATGCGTGAGGCGCTGATCACATCGGCACTGGAAAGCGCCGGGCAGGCCGTGGCCTTGGGCATGAGCCGCGACGACATCGTATTGTCGTGCAAGGTCAGCCATATGCAGGACCTGATTGCCGTTTATCGAGAGTTGGCGCGCCGTTGTGATTATGCGCTGCACCTTGGCCTGACCGAGGCTGGTATGGGGGTCAAGGGCATTGTGTCGTCTGCCGCTGCACTAGCCGTGCTTCTGCAGGAAGGCATTGGCGATACCATCCGCATCTCATTGACGCCTAAACCGGGCGAAGCACGCACCCAGGAAGTCGTGGTGGCGCAGGAATTGCTGCAGTCCATGGGGCTGCGCGCCTTTACCCCGCAAGTGACTGCCTGTCCCGGCTGCGGCCGGACAACCAGTACGGTGTTTCAGGAGCTCGCGCGCGACATTCAGGACTATCTGCGGCAGCAGATGCCGGTCTGGCGTAGTCGTTACCCAGGCGTCGAGAACCTCAAGGTGGCGGTGATGGGCTGTGTGGTCAATGGTCCTGGCGAATCCAAGCTGGCCGACGTGGGCATTTCGCTGCCCGGGACCGGCGAGGTGCCGGTTGCACCGGTATATGTCGATGGCGAGCGCTATGTGACGCTCAAGGGCGATGCCATCGCAGTGGAATTCCAGTCGCTGGTTAACGAATACGTCGAAGCCCGTTATGGCCTTGGCGAGAAGCTGAAACCAAGAGAGCCGCGCACCATCGCGGTCAAACCCATTGCTTGA
- the bamB gene encoding outer membrane protein assembly factor BamB codes for MAPKFAVLACASIVFAGCASTDNAPEPASLPNITEYASAKVLWSQDVSKAGEFVFSPAVDGGVVYAAGRKGGVAAIDLSSGKLLRTFNTAKPISAGVAALNGRVIAASEKGDLYAFDSEGKLLWSTPTGREIVANPTITADVVVVHSSNGDVEAYGMADGKRRWATQRAIPTLTLRSYAPVVASGPVLYAGLPAGRLQALSRDEGTSLWEAQVSQPRGATELERVADISSAPVADASSVCAVSFQGKVGCFEAKNGNPLWTREVSSSVGLAGDKGSIYVTDDEGSVLAYDKRSGRNLWKQGRLFARQVSTPAVFGRFIAIGDYQGYVHLLSAEDGSFQARVKTDGSPILTAPVAVGDTLVVQTSSGGVYAVTTR; via the coding sequence ATGGCGCCTAAATTTGCTGTACTCGCTTGTGCGTCGATCGTCTTTGCCGGGTGCGCAAGTACAGACAATGCCCCTGAACCCGCTTCGCTGCCGAACATCACCGAATACGCAAGTGCCAAGGTGCTGTGGAGCCAGGATGTAAGCAAGGCTGGCGAATTCGTATTCTCCCCGGCTGTCGATGGTGGGGTGGTGTATGCCGCAGGAAGAAAGGGGGGTGTTGCGGCCATCGATTTGTCCAGCGGCAAGCTGCTGCGCACCTTCAATACGGCCAAGCCGATCTCGGCCGGTGTGGCCGCGCTCAACGGCAGGGTGATTGCGGCGTCGGAGAAGGGCGACCTATATGCTTTCGATAGCGAGGGGAAGCTGCTCTGGTCTACGCCGACAGGGCGTGAAATCGTCGCCAACCCGACCATTACCGCAGATGTCGTGGTCGTACACAGCAGTAATGGCGATGTCGAGGCTTATGGCATGGCAGATGGGAAGCGCCGCTGGGCAACACAGCGTGCGATTCCGACACTGACATTGCGTAGCTATGCGCCGGTGGTGGCCAGCGGCCCCGTGCTGTACGCGGGCTTGCCTGCGGGCAGGCTCCAGGCCTTGAGCCGCGACGAGGGTACCTCGTTGTGGGAGGCCCAGGTTAGCCAGCCTCGCGGTGCAACGGAGCTCGAACGGGTTGCTGACATCAGCAGCGCGCCTGTGGCGGATGCGAGCAGCGTGTGTGCTGTGTCTTTCCAGGGTAAGGTCGGCTGCTTCGAAGCGAAGAACGGCAACCCGCTGTGGACGCGCGAGGTATCAAGCAGCGTGGGCCTGGCGGGGGACAAGGGCAGCATCTATGTGACCGACGATGAAGGATCCGTGCTGGCCTATGACAAGCGTAGCGGGCGCAACCTGTGGAAGCAGGGGCGTTTGTTCGCGCGTCAGGTCAGTACCCCTGCGGTGTTCGGCCGTTTCATTGCCATTGGCGACTATCAGGGCTATGTGCATCTGTTGTCGGCCGAGGATGGCTCGTTCCAGGCGCGGGTGAAGACGGATGGCTCGCCGATCCTGACCGCGCCGGTTGCCGTCGGGGATACCCTGGTGGTTCAGACGTCGTCTGGTGGCGTATACGCGGTCACCACGCGCTAG
- the murJ gene encoding murein biosynthesis integral membrane protein MurJ produces MNLLKALTTVSGMTLVSRILGFAREAFISHAFGAGIATDAFYTAFKLPNLLRRVFAEGAFSQAFVPVLADYKANRSHDEVRGLLDRVTGTLALALAIITLLGMLAAPAVIYVTAPGFYKDADKFTMACDMLRVTFPYILFISLSSLAGSILNTYNRFSIPAFTPTLLNISLIIFAAWLAPYFNPPGMALAWGVFVGGVAQLFFQLPHLRQLGLFPRPTLALRDEAVRRILKKMGPAILGVSVAQVSLIINTMFASLLPTGSISWMNFADRLMEFPTGVLGVALGTILLPSLSRHHANANTTEYSKLLDWGLRLCLLLALPATAALAVLSEPLIGTLFVHGKFTAHDMLMTQRALIAYAVGLLGLISIKILAPGFYARGDTRTPVKIGMITLGLTQLMNLVFIEPLQHAGLALSIGLASCINAWLLLHKSRKQGFYQPQPGWYRYLGQICLATILMSAACAYAAQAIGGWTSAPTLLRASQLLLVVLLGAGVYFATLFTLGVRPHHFARREAH; encoded by the coding sequence ATGAATCTATTGAAAGCCTTGACCACGGTCAGCGGCATGACCCTGGTCTCGCGCATTCTAGGCTTTGCTCGAGAAGCCTTCATTTCCCACGCATTCGGGGCCGGCATTGCCACCGATGCCTTTTATACCGCGTTCAAGCTCCCCAACCTGTTGCGGCGCGTATTTGCCGAAGGCGCATTTTCCCAGGCCTTTGTCCCCGTGCTGGCCGACTACAAGGCCAATCGCAGCCACGATGAGGTACGCGGCCTGCTCGACAGGGTGACGGGCACATTGGCGCTCGCCTTGGCGATCATTACCCTCCTGGGCATGCTCGCCGCGCCTGCCGTCATCTATGTCACGGCGCCGGGCTTCTATAAGGATGCAGACAAGTTCACCATGGCCTGCGACATGCTGCGGGTGACCTTTCCTTATATCCTGTTCATTTCGCTGTCCTCATTGGCGGGCAGCATATTGAATACCTACAACCGCTTTTCGATCCCCGCCTTCACGCCGACGCTGCTCAACATATCGCTGATCATATTCGCGGCCTGGCTCGCCCCCTACTTCAACCCGCCGGGCATGGCGCTGGCCTGGGGCGTATTTGTCGGCGGCGTGGCGCAGCTATTCTTCCAGCTTCCCCATCTGCGGCAACTGGGCCTGTTTCCACGCCCCACCCTGGCGCTGCGGGATGAGGCCGTGCGCCGTATCCTGAAGAAGATGGGGCCGGCGATACTCGGTGTATCGGTGGCGCAGGTCAGCCTGATCATCAACACGATGTTCGCGTCGCTACTGCCGACCGGCAGCATCTCCTGGATGAACTTCGCGGATCGGCTCATGGAGTTTCCAACCGGCGTGCTCGGTGTGGCGCTTGGCACTATCCTGCTGCCCAGCCTGTCGCGCCATCACGCAAATGCCAATACCACCGAGTACAGCAAGCTTCTTGACTGGGGCCTGCGCTTGTGCCTGCTGCTCGCCCTGCCGGCAACGGCCGCGCTGGCGGTGCTGTCCGAGCCGCTGATTGGCACGCTGTTCGTGCACGGCAAATTCACTGCGCATGACATGCTGATGACGCAACGCGCGCTGATCGCCTACGCCGTCGGCCTGCTCGGGCTCATCTCCATCAAGATTCTGGCGCCAGGCTTCTATGCTCGCGGCGACACGCGCACCCCGGTCAAGATCGGCATGATCACGCTGGGGCTGACGCAACTGATGAACCTTGTTTTCATCGAGCCGCTGCAGCACGCCGGGCTGGCCTTGTCGATAGGCCTGGCATCCTGCATCAACGCCTGGCTATTGCTGCATAAATCCCGCAAGCAGGGGTTTTACCAACCGCAACCGGGGTGGTATCGCTATCTCGGGCAAATCTGCCTGGCCACCATCCTGATGTCGGCGGCCTGCGCCTATGCGGCACAGGCGATCGGCGGCTGGACCTCGGCCCCCACACTGCTGCGGGCAAGCCAGTTGCTGCTCGTGGTGCTGCTTGGGGCGGGTGTTTACTTTGCCACCTTGTTCACACTCGGTGTCCGCCCGCACCACTTCGCCCGGCGAGAGGCGCACTGA
- the pilW gene encoding type IV pilus biogenesis/stability protein PilW: protein MTKKTGWLWAAMIGALLAAPPGAVADEVATRSASLHTELAAQYYLLRQFAVSIDEANQALQAVSSYAPALNMLGLVYSELKEYGTAEDYFRRALSAAPNDSDVNHNYGVFLCRRGRTGDGVKRFEAAVRNPLYGTPEKSLVAAAECRVQGGDLASARADFSDALQRRPDYPPALAGMARLSYDDKKYLEARAYFSRLFEVVDPYPEGLFLAAQVERQLGDAQGEARYLAQLKKLFPKSKEAAQAANGRAE from the coding sequence ATGACAAAAAAAACGGGGTGGCTGTGGGCGGCAATGATTGGCGCCTTGCTGGCCGCTCCACCGGGGGCCGTCGCCGACGAGGTGGCCACTCGCAGCGCGAGCCTGCATACGGAGCTGGCTGCACAGTATTATCTGCTGCGTCAGTTCGCGGTGTCGATCGACGAGGCGAATCAGGCATTGCAGGCCGTTTCGTCATACGCGCCGGCTTTGAATATGCTGGGTTTGGTCTATTCTGAGCTCAAGGAGTATGGCACCGCCGAGGACTACTTCCGGCGAGCCTTGTCCGCGGCGCCCAATGATTCCGACGTCAATCACAACTACGGCGTATTCCTTTGCCGCCGCGGTCGGACCGGTGATGGGGTAAAGCGGTTTGAGGCTGCGGTCAGGAATCCTCTGTATGGCACGCCGGAAAAGTCGCTGGTGGCCGCTGCCGAATGCCGGGTGCAAGGCGGGGATCTGGCGTCAGCCAGAGCGGATTTTTCCGACGCGCTGCAACGTCGGCCGGATTATCCCCCTGCCTTGGCTGGTATGGCGCGGCTGAGTTACGACGATAAAAAATATCTGGAGGCGCGGGCATATTTCTCGCGCCTGTTTGAAGTGGTGGATCCTTATCCGGAAGGGCTGTTTTTGGCAGCGCAAGTTGAGCGTCAGCTGGGTGACGCTCAGGGGGAGGCGCGCTACTTGGCCCAACTGAAGAAACTCTTTCCAAAGTCAAAAGAAGCCGCGCAGGCCGCAAATGGACGAGCTGAATGA